A single window of Thalassomonas viridans DNA harbors:
- a CDS encoding TetR/AcrR family transcriptional regulator — MEKKITQSERKRAAILAAAIEEFRDKGFRAASMDSLAARAQVSKRTVYNHFASKEVLFQAIAQQLFDHSAQMTRIRYQSELPLTQQLMEFADKELDLLASAQFRDLAKIMIGECIHSPELAANTMAQLNKQEISLEQWIADAVDDGKLKPVDPAYATGQFIALIKGNAFWPQITMGQPIPDKAQKQQIAEDTVGMFLAYYAL; from the coding sequence ATGGAAAAGAAAATAACCCAGAGCGAGCGCAAGCGCGCGGCAATTCTTGCTGCGGCCATCGAAGAATTTCGGGACAAGGGCTTCAGGGCCGCCAGTATGGACAGCCTGGCAGCAAGGGCGCAGGTCTCTAAACGCACCGTTTATAATCACTTTGCCAGCAAAGAAGTCCTGTTCCAGGCAATCGCCCAACAGCTGTTCGATCACTCCGCCCAAATGACCCGTATTCGCTACCAAAGCGAGCTGCCATTGACGCAGCAGCTAATGGAGTTTGCCGATAAAGAGCTGGATTTGCTGGCCTCGGCACAGTTTCGCGATCTGGCGAAAATCATGATAGGCGAATGTATCCATTCACCCGAGCTGGCTGCCAACACTATGGCGCAGCTTAACAAGCAGGAAATAAGCTTAGAGCAGTGGATTGCCGATGCGGTGGACGATGGAAAATTAAAGCCGGTAGACCCTGCCTATGCCACCGGCCAGTTTATCGCCCTGATCAAAGGCAATGCTTTCTGGCCGCAGATCACTATGGGACAGCCAATCCCGGATAAGGCACAAAAACAACAAATCGCCGAAGATACCGTAGGCATGTTTCTCGCGTATTACGCCCTTTAA